The following nucleotide sequence is from Paenibacillus odorifer.
CCGATTCATATTGCGCTAGTACTTGGTTTACATCAACAGGTTTAACCTTTGTTTCTTGCAGACGAACAATTTCACGCTCCACCCGTTCTTTCTTATCTGTGAAGTTATCGAAACGCTCCTGTGTGATCAAACCAATGTCGTAACCGATAGGTGTAAGTCTTAGATCTGCATTGTCATGGCGAAGCAACAAACGATATTCTGCACGTGAAGTAAGCAGACGGTAAGGTTCATTCGTTCCCTTAGTCACGAGATCATCAATGAGTACACCAATGTATCCCTGTGAACGATCTAGAATTACGGGTTCTTTGTCTTGCACTTTGCGTGCTGCATTAATTCCAGCCATAACCCCTTGGCCTGCTGCTTCCTCATAACCGGAAGTGCCATTGATTTGTCCAGCAGTGAACAGACCTGGAAGACGTTTAGTTTCAAGAGATGGCCATAGCTGTGTAGGAACCATTGCATCATATTCAATAGCATAGCCGTTACGCATCATCTCTACCTTTTCCATACCGGGGATGGAACGTAAGATAGCTAGCTGTACATCCTCAGGAAGACTAGTGGACAGACCTTGTACATAGTATTCCGATGTATTTTTTCCCTCTGGCTCTAAAAAGATCTGATGCTTAGATTTATCACTGAATCTTACGACCTTATCTTCTATAGAAGGGCAATAACGTGGGCCAGTTCCTTCGATAATACCTGTGAACATCGGCGCACGATGAAGGTTGTCATTAATAATCTGATGAGTAACCTCAGAGGTATACGTTAACCAACAAGGAAGCTGTTCGTTATCGGATGATTTCGTTTCGAACGAAAAGAATTTCGGTTCATCGTCCCCTGGTTGAATTTCTGTCTTAGAGAAATCGATCGTATCACGATGTACACGTGGTGGAGTACCTGTTTTAAAACGCACCAATTCAAACCCAAGCTCCCGCAAATTCTCAGAAAGCTTCACGGATGGCTGTTGATTGTTAGGTCCACTTTCATATGTTAGCTCACCCATAATCACTTTACCGCGCAGGTAAGTACCTGTTGTCAGGATAACAGTCTTACTATGGTATTCGGTGCCAGTCTTCGTAACTACACCTACACAACGTCCATCCTCAACGATTAAACGCTCAACCATCCCTTGACGAAGTGTCAAATTAGGCGTTTTCTCCATAGTTTCCTTCATTGTATGTTGATAAAGGAATTTATCAGCTTGTGCACGTAAAGCATGTACTGCTGGTCCTTTACCTGTATTCAGCATACGCAGTTGAATGAATGTCTTATCTATATTGCGGCCCATTTCTCCGCCAAGCGCATCAATTTCACGCACTACATGTCCTTTGGCAGGTCCGCCTATGGACGGATTGCAGGGCATGAATGCAACCATATCCAGGTTAATTGTGATCATTAACGTACTGCAACCCATCCGGGCTGCAGCCAGTGCTGCTTCACAGCCAGCATGACCAGCGCCAATGACGATAACGTCATAGTTGCCTCCATCATAACTCATGTCCTGTTTCCCCCTTGAAATTATATTAAATCGTGAATCTTATTTTCCTAAACAAAATTGTGAGAATATTTGGTCTAACAAAGAGTCAGCTGCTGTATCTCCAATAATTTCCCCAAGCTGTTCCCATGCGAGCCGTACATCGATTTGAATCATATCAATCGGTATATACTGTTCTGCAGCATCGTATGCGTCTTGAAGTGATTTATA
It contains:
- the mnmG gene encoding tRNA uridine-5-carboxymethylaminomethyl(34) synthesis enzyme MnmG; the protein is MSYDGGNYDVIVIGAGHAGCEAALAAARMGCSTLMITINLDMVAFMPCNPSIGGPAKGHVVREIDALGGEMGRNIDKTFIQLRMLNTGKGPAVHALRAQADKFLYQHTMKETMEKTPNLTLRQGMVERLIVEDGRCVGVVTKTGTEYHSKTVILTTGTYLRGKVIMGELTYESGPNNQQPSVKLSENLRELGFELVRFKTGTPPRVHRDTIDFSKTEIQPGDDEPKFFSFETKSSDNEQLPCWLTYTSEVTHQIINDNLHRAPMFTGIIEGTGPRYCPSIEDKVVRFSDKSKHQIFLEPEGKNTSEYYVQGLSTSLPEDVQLAILRSIPGMEKVEMMRNGYAIEYDAMVPTQLWPSLETKRLPGLFTAGQINGTSGYEEAAGQGVMAGINAARKVQDKEPVILDRSQGYIGVLIDDLVTKGTNEPYRLLTSRAEYRLLLRHDNADLRLTPIGYDIGLITQERFDNFTDKKERVEREIVRLQETKVKPVDVNQVLAQYESAPIVDGSNLLVLMRRPELVYSFVDQVSPSPEMLDAEMKEQVEIQIKYAGYIEKQLQHVERLQKMEKKKIPDDINYNEIHGLAMEARQKLTKIHPISIGQASRIAGVTPADISILLVYLEHYNRVTAAKG